From the Erythrolamprus reginae isolate rEryReg1 chromosome Z, rEryReg1.hap1, whole genome shotgun sequence genome, one window contains:
- the GNGT2 gene encoding guanine nucleotide-binding protein G(I)/G(S)/G(O) subunit gamma-T2 → MTQDMSEKELKQLEIDQLKKEVKLERQMISKTAKELRTYIETMAAEDPILKGVPEATNPFKEKGGCTIS, encoded by the exons ATGACTCAGGATATGAGTGAGAAGGAGCTAAAGCAATTGGAAATAGATCAACTGAAGAAGGAAGTGAAGCTTGAAAGACAAATG ATCTCCAAGACAGCAAAAGAACTCAGAACCTATATAGAAACTATGGCTGCAGAAGATCCTATCTTAAAAGGGGTTCCAGAAGCTACCAAtccattcaaggagaagggaggttGTACAATAAGCTGA